A genome region from Flavobacterium sp. includes the following:
- a CDS encoding Smr/MutS family protein: MLTKGDKVSVLDEAINGTVVSVKNNEVLIETEDGFMMTFFVNELVKIHDSSNLMNSIKRINLEEVTKEKTEPKPRSFVKEKKDKREVAVPEFDLHIEKLVKNKRGMSNYDILTLQTETAKRHIEFAIKNRIPKIVFIHGVGEGILKAELDFLLGRYEGIDFRDANYQKYGLGATEIYIRQNINKDQF; encoded by the coding sequence ATGTTGACTAAAGGAGATAAAGTTTCAGTCTTAGACGAAGCGATAAACGGAACAGTAGTTTCGGTTAAAAACAATGAAGTTTTGATCGAAACTGAAGATGGATTTATGATGACATTTTTTGTCAATGAATTAGTTAAAATTCACGATTCCAGTAATTTAATGAATTCTATTAAAAGAATTAATTTAGAAGAAGTTACAAAAGAGAAAACGGAACCAAAACCGAGAAGTTTTGTTAAAGAAAAGAAGGATAAACGTGAAGTTGCAGTTCCGGAATTTGATTTACATATTGAAAAACTGGTAAAAAATAAACGCGGAATGTCTAATTATGATATTTTGACTTTACAAACTGAAACAGCAAAAAGACATATTGAATTTGCGATTAAAAACCGTATTCCAAAAATTGTTTTTATTCACGGTGTTGGCGAAGGAATTCTAAAAGCCGAACTGGATTTTTTATTAGGCCGTTATGAAGGAATTGATTTTCGAGATGCCAATTATCAAAAATATGGTTTAGGTGCAACAGAAATTTACATTCGTCAAAATATAAATAAAGATCAATTTTAG
- a CDS encoding DUF2752 domain-containing protein: MIPCLFKKFFGFECLGCGFQRSLFLLFQGEFSAAFKMYPAIYTTLLFLVLLLFYFFNKSKNYQKIVWKAAALNLVCVCFGYYLKHFYF, encoded by the coding sequence ATGATCCCCTGCCTGTTCAAAAAGTTCTTTGGTTTTGAGTGTCTGGGCTGTGGTTTTCAGCGATCTTTATTCTTACTTTTTCAGGGAGAATTTTCAGCAGCTTTTAAAATGTATCCGGCGATCTATACAACGCTTTTATTTCTTGTTTTACTTTTATTTTATTTTTTCAATAAATCAAAAAATTATCAAAAAATAGTTTGGAAAGCTGCCGCATTAAATTTGGTTTGTGTTTGTTTTGGATACTATTTAAAGCACTTTTATTTTTGA